The following proteins are encoded in a genomic region of Arthrobacter jiangjiafuii:
- the alaS gene encoding alanine--tRNA ligase → MKSHEIARRWLDFFSAKGHTVVPSASLVTNDPSLLFTVAGMVPFIPYLTAREKAPYKRATSVQKCIRTADIEEVGKTARHGTFFQMAGNFSFGDYFKEEAITYAWELLTSEIEKGGFGLDPERLWVTVYEDGDERDDEARAIWRDKIGMPNDRIIGTGKADNYWNTGQAGPGGPCSEIYYDRGPAYGLEGGPAVDETRYIEIWNLVFMQYQLSAVRSKTDFDVAGELPQKNIDTGLGLERLAMILQGVENMYETDQVRPVLDKAAELSGKTYTSSENPSDPHHTDDVRMRVVADHVRSALLLISDGVSPSNEGRGYVLRRLIRRAVRSMRLLGVESAVLPELLPVSRDAMKGTYPEVETDFARISRIAYAEERAFLRTIASGTERLEEAVRISKAAQKPLSGEDAFTLHDTYGFPIDLTLEMAEEAGLKVDEAGFRSLMLEQRQRAQADAKGKKHGHNDVSVFNELLAAGQTRFTGYDELTSESSVRGIISGGARVPHAGQGTEISLVLNETPFYAEAGGQAADTGLITGDGFVLEVSDVQRPVKGLSVHKAIVREGEISEGAAVLAAVDAQRRHEAEQAHSGTHIVHAALHQILGPEALQRGSFNKAGYLRFDFSWGEGLSDAAKSEIEEVSNLAIRSNYQVETKIMSLAEAKALGAMALFGEAYGDTVRVVEMNGDWSRELCGGTHVESTSRIGSLTLLGEQSVGSGNRRVEAFVGMDAFRHLAAERALVNELSEMLKVPSVQLPDRLAATLAKLKATEKELERLRREQLAASAAALVGKAVDVDGVRVLAHDAGVGAGADDLRTLALDLRSRLGGGAAVVAVAGVSNNRPVVIIATNDEARASGIKAGALVKVAAGILGGGGGGKDDVAQGGGTDASKLGEALTAIQAAVANRA, encoded by the coding sequence ATGAAGTCCCACGAGATTGCACGCCGCTGGCTGGATTTCTTCTCCGCCAAGGGCCACACGGTGGTTCCCTCCGCGTCGCTCGTCACCAATGACCCCTCGCTGCTGTTCACGGTGGCCGGCATGGTGCCCTTTATCCCTTACCTCACTGCCCGCGAAAAGGCCCCGTACAAGCGGGCCACCTCCGTGCAGAAGTGCATCCGCACCGCGGACATCGAAGAAGTGGGCAAGACCGCCCGGCACGGCACCTTCTTCCAGATGGCCGGAAACTTCTCCTTCGGTGACTACTTCAAGGAAGAAGCGATCACCTACGCGTGGGAGCTGCTGACCTCCGAGATTGAAAAGGGCGGCTTCGGCCTGGATCCCGAACGGCTGTGGGTCACCGTCTACGAAGACGGCGACGAGCGCGACGACGAGGCACGCGCCATCTGGCGCGACAAGATCGGCATGCCCAACGACCGCATCATCGGCACCGGGAAGGCCGACAACTACTGGAACACCGGCCAGGCCGGCCCCGGCGGACCCTGCTCCGAGATCTACTACGACCGCGGTCCCGCCTACGGCCTGGAAGGCGGCCCCGCCGTCGACGAGACCCGGTACATCGAAATCTGGAACCTGGTCTTCATGCAGTACCAGCTCTCCGCCGTGCGGTCCAAGACGGACTTCGACGTTGCCGGCGAGCTGCCGCAGAAGAACATCGACACCGGCCTGGGCCTCGAGCGCCTGGCCATGATTCTCCAGGGCGTGGAGAACATGTACGAAACGGACCAGGTCCGCCCGGTCCTGGACAAGGCCGCCGAGCTCTCCGGCAAGACCTACACCTCCTCCGAGAACCCCTCGGATCCGCACCACACCGACGACGTCCGGATGCGCGTGGTCGCTGACCACGTCCGTTCGGCGCTGCTGCTGATCAGCGACGGCGTGAGCCCCTCCAACGAAGGCCGCGGCTACGTGCTGCGCCGCCTGATCCGCCGTGCCGTGCGCAGCATGCGCCTGCTGGGCGTGGAGAGCGCCGTGCTGCCTGAACTGCTGCCCGTCTCCCGGGACGCGATGAAGGGCACCTACCCCGAGGTCGAAACCGACTTCGCACGGATCAGCCGCATTGCCTACGCCGAAGAGAGGGCGTTCCTGCGCACCATCGCCTCGGGCACCGAGCGCCTGGAAGAAGCTGTCAGGATCTCCAAGGCGGCCCAGAAGCCGCTCTCCGGAGAGGACGCCTTCACGCTGCATGACACCTACGGCTTCCCGATCGACCTGACCCTGGAAATGGCCGAAGAAGCGGGCCTGAAGGTCGACGAGGCCGGTTTCCGCTCGCTCATGCTCGAACAGCGCCAGCGGGCACAGGCCGACGCCAAGGGCAAAAAGCACGGGCACAACGACGTCTCGGTCTTCAACGAACTCCTGGCCGCCGGCCAGACCCGGTTCACCGGCTACGACGAGCTCACCAGCGAATCCTCGGTGCGCGGCATCATTTCCGGCGGCGCCCGCGTGCCGCACGCCGGCCAGGGCACGGAAATCTCCCTGGTCCTGAACGAAACCCCGTTCTACGCCGAAGCCGGCGGCCAGGCCGCCGACACCGGACTGATCACCGGTGACGGCTTCGTCCTCGAGGTCTCCGACGTCCAGCGTCCGGTCAAGGGCCTCAGCGTCCACAAGGCGATCGTCCGCGAAGGTGAAATCTCCGAGGGAGCGGCCGTCCTGGCCGCCGTCGACGCCCAGCGCCGCCACGAAGCCGAGCAGGCGCACTCCGGCACGCACATCGTGCATGCCGCCCTGCACCAGATCCTCGGCCCGGAGGCGCTGCAGCGCGGCTCCTTCAACAAGGCCGGCTACCTGCGCTTCGACTTCTCCTGGGGCGAGGGCCTCTCCGACGCCGCAAAGTCGGAAATCGAAGAGGTGTCCAACCTCGCGATCCGCAGCAACTACCAGGTCGAGACCAAGATCATGTCCCTCGCCGAGGCCAAGGCGCTGGGCGCCATGGCGCTGTTCGGTGAAGCCTACGGCGACACCGTCCGCGTCGTGGAAATGAACGGCGACTGGTCGCGTGAACTCTGCGGCGGCACCCACGTGGAGTCCACTTCGCGGATCGGCTCCCTCACCCTGCTGGGCGAGCAGTCCGTCGGCTCGGGAAACCGCCGCGTCGAGGCCTTCGTAGGCATGGACGCCTTCCGCCACCTGGCGGCCGAGCGCGCACTGGTGAACGAGCTCTCCGAAATGCTCAAGGTTCCCTCGGTGCAGCTGCCCGACCGCCTGGCCGCCACGCTGGCCAAGCTGAAGGCCACGGAGAAGGAACTTGAGCGCCTGCGCCGCGAGCAGCTCGCTGCGTCCGCTGCCGCTCTCGTGGGCAAGGCTGTGGACGTCGACGGTGTCCGCGTCCTGGCGCACGACGCCGGTGTCGGAGCCGGTGCCGATGACCTGCGCACCCTGGCGCTGGACCTGCGCTCCCGGCTGGGCGGCGGCGCCGCCGTCGTGGCCGTTGCGGGTGTTTCCAACAACCGTCCCGTGGTGATTATTGCCACGAACGACGAAGCCCGGGCCTCCGGTATCAAGGCCGGAGCACTGGTCAAGGTTGCCGCCGGTATTCTCGGCGGCGGCGGCGGCGGCAAGGACGATGTTGCCCAGGGCGGCGGCACCGACGCTTCCAAGCTCGGTGAGGCACTGACCGCCATCCAAGCCGCAGTAGCCAACAGGGCCTGA
- a CDS encoding DUF948 domain-containing protein, whose product MSGGDIAGLIAAGVFAVLVVLLAVPIWKLGKVFDELRGAIRTISDETTPLIGEVTSTVSTTNLQLQKVDGISSNVSDATANISALSSLVAATLGSPLIKVSAFSYGVRTALASRSKGRGRRSR is encoded by the coding sequence ATGTCGGGTGGAGATATTGCCGGTCTGATTGCTGCCGGTGTATTCGCAGTGCTGGTAGTGCTGCTGGCCGTCCCGATCTGGAAGCTCGGCAAAGTGTTCGACGAACTGCGCGGCGCCATCCGCACCATCAGCGATGAGACCACTCCGCTGATCGGTGAAGTGACCTCCACCGTCTCCACCACGAACCTGCAGCTGCAGAAGGTGGACGGTATTTCCTCCAACGTCTCGGACGCCACGGCGAACATCTCCGCCCTCTCCTCGCTGGTGGCCGCCACGCTCGGATCCCCGCTGATCAAGGTGTCGGCCTTCAGCTACGGCGTCCGCACGGCGCTGGCCTCCCGCAGCAAGGGCCGCGGCCGGCGCAGCCGCTAA